The genomic stretch GAAAGACGGTTGTGACGCGCTACATCCTTGACGCACTCGAAGAGGAAGCAGAGTCGCGAGAAAGTGCCGATGACCTCACCGTTCTATTCGGAAATTGTACCAACGAAAGTACGTACAGCATTCTCCGTCGTCACATCAACCAGCTCAAATCATCTGCGGAGAAACCCTTCCCAAAACGGGGCCTTTCGACGCGCGATGCGCTCGACGCATTCTACGAACACCTCGACGACCACGGTGGGTCGTTCCTGCTTGTCCTCGATGAAATCGACCACCTGAAAGACTTGGATAACCTTCTGTATGAACTCCCACGTGCCCGGGCGAATGACCACATCACCAACGCCCGTGTCGGAATAATCGGCATCAGCAATGACTACACGTTCAGGAATCGCCTCTCTGCAAAGGTCAAAAGTTCACTCCGTGAAGAGGAGATTTCGTTCACCCCATACGATGCAAACCAGCTACGAACCATCCTGGAACACCGCGCAAAACTCGCGTTTGCCGATGGAGCGTGTGATGAATCAGCCCTTTCGCTGAGTGCGGGACTCGCAGCGCGGGACTCGGGTAACGCCCGACAAGCCCTTGATCTCCTGCTCACTGGAGGTGTCCTTGCCGAACGTGCAGAGGACGACGTCGTCAGAGACACGCACATCGAAACCGCCTCAAAAGAGGTCGAACGCGGCCACCTCAAAAACAAAATCCAAGACCAAACTATCCACACGCAGTACGTGCTCGAAGCAGTTGCCCGTCTCGACGTCATCGAGGATCTTCCTGCGCGGTCAAAGACCATTCAATCGACTTACGAAGACGTTGCGAATCATTGGGGAGATAGTCCTCTCCAATCTCTCAAGAGCGTTCAGAACCACCTCTCTGAACTGTCGATGCTCGGGTTCCTTACGATGAACGACAGAAATAGTGGACAATCAGGAGGTCGATTCTACCAATACGACCTCGATTTCGATGCCGAGACTGTCTTCGAAGTTCGCCAGGAACTTGAACAAAAGCGTTCGCTCGAATGAGCGCCCTGAACAGACGAAAGCTATCCTCTCCGGCAACCCATTCACGCGAAATACTACCCGTTCAAGGCTTGTATCCTCCGCGAACAGACGAAAGCTACCCTCCTCCATGCCAGTATTCGATGTAGAGTTGTCTTCACCAAGAATTGACGAAATCTACCCTCTCGGACCAGCAATTCCCATGAAATTCTGTTGGGTGATCGGTTGTATCTCCTGTGAACAAACGAAATGTACTCTCCCTCCCACCAGGGTTTGATGGATGACTTTCTTCAGAACAGACGAAAGCTACCCCCTGCGAATTCCACTTCCTTATGAAATTCTACAGCGAGAGGGCACTTATCCACCGTGAAC from Haladaptatus sp. QDMS2 encodes the following:
- a CDS encoding Cdc6/Cdc18 family protein, translating into MPSDASNPFNEVTHTLFSRKEVLKEDYQPDQILERDQEIAAYRDALSDVLFGRSPPNIFVYGKTGVGKTVVTRYILDALEEEAESRESADDLTVLFGNCTNESTYSILRRHINQLKSSAEKPFPKRGLSTRDALDAFYEHLDDHGGSFLLVLDEIDHLKDLDNLLYELPRARANDHITNARVGIIGISNDYTFRNRLSAKVKSSLREEEISFTPYDANQLRTILEHRAKLAFADGACDESALSLSAGLAARDSGNARQALDLLLTGGVLAERAEDDVVRDTHIETASKEVERGHLKNKIQDQTIHTQYVLEAVARLDVIEDLPARSKTIQSTYEDVANHWGDSPLQSLKSVQNHLSELSMLGFLTMNDRNSGQSGGRFYQYDLDFDAETVFEVRQELEQKRSLE